One window of the Eucalyptus grandis isolate ANBG69807.140 chromosome 8, ASM1654582v1, whole genome shotgun sequence genome contains the following:
- the LOC104416904 gene encoding receptor-like protein 43: protein MDSPKLETLVHLLASFAFFIVLLFIIPRESVPAYASTLEAQALLKWKSSLQNQTQSTSSLFTWAFPPQNATDSNTIVASPCGWYGISCNLAGSVIGINIPCSNIKGTLNEFPFSSLLCLTYIDLHQNELFGHIPPQVSLLTNLTLLDLSVNRLSGIIPREIGELMKLEVLHLHLNELNGSIPDELGQLCLLNELALYSNHLGGSLPSSLGNLSSLARVSISNNSFSGSIPLEMGNLTNLEEISMGGNLLKEPIPPTFGKLMKLTELHIFRNKLTGSIPVALGNLKLLRRLNLYRNNLTGSIPSILGNLTELTLLYLLDNDLSGNIPDELGNLQAMIELKLNHNQLTGPIPPSLGTLPRSLVNCKSLEVLDFSNNKIRDNFPAWLGTLPKLKVLILRANNFNGCLDLPRVAYPFPKLQILDLSDNNFTGPLPANLIVKLQGMMSILTGQEPQNKSLYMRYQTGISNYEDSVKVTMKGNEIRLQRILTIFITFDLSLNSLEGNIPDVIGHLHFLVGLNLSHNHLTGSIPPTLADLTNLEWLDLSTNKLSGMIPRELGDLTFLGYLNLSENQLTGRIPQDKQLSTFTSDSYRGNLGLYGTPLQNSSHDYTQPPPAPPSFSQKDNTKEDASWFNWKVVGMGYASGIVIGISIAYISWEIGRPKWLVRKIREMERRGAKWMKKSK, encoded by the exons ATGGATTCACCAAAATTAGAGACACTGGTGCATCTTCTAGCTTCCTTTGCCTTTTTTATAGTGCTTTTATTCATCATTCCACGAGAATCAGTTCCTGCTTATGCCTCCACTCTAGAAGCACAAGCCCTTCTCAAATGGAAATCCAGCCTCCAAAACCAAACTCAATCCACCTCTTCTCTATTTACATGGGCTTTCCCTCCTCAAAATGCCACTGACTCCAACACGATAGTGGCAAGCCCGTGTGGGTGGTATGGCATCTCGTGTAACCTTGCTGGGAGCGTGATTGGAATAAATATCCCTTGTTCGAACATCAAAGGTACACTCAATGAGTTCCCTTTCTCGTCTTTGTTGTGTCTCACCTATATAGACTTGCACCAAAATGAACTCTTTGGCCATATTCCGCCTCAAGTCAGTCTTTTAACCAATCTCACCCTCCTTGACCTCTCAGTCAATCGACTATCTGGGATAATACCACGGGAGATTGGTGAGCTCATGAAGCTTGAGGTGCTTCACCTTCACTTAAATGAATTGAATGGCTCCATCCCTGATGAACTAGGTCAGTTATGCTTGCTAAATGAGCTTGCCTTGTATTCAAATCATTTGGGTggatctcttccttcttccttgggtAACTTGAGTAGCCTCGCTAGGGTATCCATCtctaataattcattttctggTTCTATTCCTCTTGAAATGGGGAATTTGACAAACTTGGAGGAGATTTCCATGGGTGGCAACTTATTGAAGGAGCCAATCCCTCCCACTTTTGGGAAATTGATGAAACTAACAGAATTGCACATATTTCGTAATAAACTTACTGGTTCCATCCCAGTGGCACTTGGGAACTTGAAACTTCTTCGCCGACTCAACCTATACCGCAATAATCTTACTGGTTCAATCCCTTCAATATTAGGCAATTTGACAGAGCTTACCCTTTTGTATTTACTTGACAACGATCTTTCTGGTAACATTCCTGATGAGTTAGGAAACCTCCAAGCTATGATCGAACTGAAGTTGAACCATAATCAGCTCACCGGTCCCATTCCTCCTTCTTTGG gcacattgcCACGATCCCTTGTCAATTGCAAAAGTCTGGAAGTTTTAGATTTCAGCAACAATAAGATCAGGGATAATTTCCCAGCATGGCTTGGAACACTACCTAAGTTAAAAGTTCTTATTCTAAGGGCCAACAATTTTAATGGTTGTTTGGATCTTCCAAGGGTAGCTTATCCCTTTCCCAAGTTGCAGATTTTGGACCTTTCGGACAACAACTTCACTGGTCCTTTACCAGCCAATTTGATAGTGAAACTTCAAGGGATGATGAGTATACTAACTGGGCAAGAGCCACAAAACAAATCATTGTACATGAGGTATCAGACTGGTATCTCGAACTATGAGGATTCTGTGAAAGTGACCATGAAAGGAAATGAGATTCGGCTACAAAGGATCTTGACCATCTTCATAACCTTCGACTTATCTCTCAACTCTTTGGAAGGAAACATCCCAGATGTTATTGGACATCTTCATTTTCTCGTGGGGCTTAACCTTTCCCACAACCACCTCACAGGTTCCATTCCTCCAACCCTTGCAGACTTGACTAATCTTGAATGGTTAGATTTATCTACAAACAAGCTTAGTGGGATGATTCCTAGAGAATTGGGTGATTTGACATTTCTCGGGTATTTGAACCTCTCAGAAAACCAACTCACGGGCCGCATACCTCAAGACAAACAATTGAGCACATTCACGAGCGACTCATATCGTGGAAATCTCGGCCTATATGGAACCCCATTACAAAACTCAAGCCATGATTATACTCAACCTCCTCCAGCACCACCATCTTTCTCCCAAAAGGACAATACAAAAGAGGATGCGAGTTGGTTTAATTGGAAAGTAGTGGGAATGGGCTATGCATCCGGGATCGTGATTGGAATTTCCATAGCCTACATTTCATGGGAAATTGGAAGACCCAAATGGCTTGtgagaaaaataagagagatggagagaagaGGAGCCAAATGGATGAAGAAGTCAAAGTAG